The Herbiconiux sp. A18JL235 region CGTCAGCCCGCTCCGCCGGACCTCACTCGGCATCCCGATGCCGTCGTCGCTCACCTCGATCAGGATGTCGGTGTCGTCGACCGTCAGCGTCACGTCGACGTCGGACGCGCCGGAATGCCTGACGACGTTGCTCAGCAGCTCGCGCACCACGGCGGTCACGTCGTCGGCGAGTTCTCCCGTCACGAACAGATCGACGGGGCCTGTGAAACTCACGTTGACGGGCTTGGGGAGGGCTTTGGAGGCGTCGGCGGCGATGTCGAGCACTCGGTGCCGTGCAGAGGCCGAGGTGTTGTCGGAGGGAGGGGTGAGGGCGAAGACGATCTTCCGGATCTGTGCGATCGCCCTGTCGATCCGGGTCACGGCTTCGTCGAGCCGCGCGCGGTCTGCTGTCGCCAGGATCGGGGCGAGGCTCTGAAGCTCGAGACCGGTGCCGAAGAGATCCTGGATGACATGATCGTGCAGGTCTCGTGCGATCCGTCCGCGGTCCTCGAGCACGACCATGCGCTGCTGGTCGGCACGGGCTCTGGCCAGGGCGAGGGCAACGCTGATCCGCTCCCCCAGGTCGACACCGACCTCGAGATCGGTCGGCGTGAAGCTCGGCCGACCGGGTGCCCGAGCGGCGACCAGCACCCCCCACACGGTCGTACCGTCGGTCAGCGCGACGTAGAGGGTCGAGCCCGTCGCCTCGTTCTCCGTGATGGCGAACGGGTCGACTTTGCGGGCGGCGCCGACGTGCACGGGCGGGGCGATGATCGATCTTCCCGAGTCGAGCACGTCGGTGGCGAGCGTTGCCGCCGCACGGAGGTCGGTGCCGTCCAATGCGAGGGCGTCGCGACCTCGGGCGGCAGCGACATGGAGCGAGCCGGGCTCCCGCCCGGGCACGAGGATGGTCAGCAGCTGTGAGTCGGAGCGCGTGATCAGTTCATCGGCGACAGTCGCATAGGCCCGTTCGATGTCGGTGTCGGCGAGCGCGACCGCGATCTCGGCCGAGGAGGTCATCCACCGTTCCCTGGTTCGCGCTTCAACGAGGATGCGGGCATGGTCGATGGCGGATGCGGCGGTGGCGGCGAGGGCGCGGAGAAGCTGTTCGTCCTCGTCGGAGAACTGTCCGCGCCGCGGATTGGTGAGGTAGAGGTTGCCGTACACCGCGCCCCGCACGCGAATCGGCACCCCGAGGAAACCGTCCATCATGGGGTGGCCGGCCGGGAATCCGGAGGAACGCGGGTCGGTCCGGATGTGCTCGAGCCTGATCGGCTCTTGGTTGGCGATCACGGCGCCGAGCAGACCGTGCCCCTCCGGCAGGTGCCCGATCCGGCGGACCGCGTCGTCGTCCATGCCGACGTGGATGAACGCCTCCAGTCCGTGCCCGTCCGGGGCGATGACACCCAGGGCGCCGTATTCGGCGTCGACGAGTTCGACGGCGGCTTCGACGATGCGGCGCAGCACGACACCCAGATCGATGTCCTCCCCCACCGCCTGCGAGGCTCTGAGCAGGGCTCTCAGACGGTCCTGGGACCGCTTCACCTCGTTCGCGCGAGCGATCAGCTCCTCGATGGAGCGGTCGAGCTCCGAGCGCGGCAGGTCGGGGAACGAGATCGAATCCGTCACGGCGCCTCCAGCGGTCTCAGCGCGAAAGTACCATCTCGAAGCCGCGTCCACCACCGCCGGGGCGACGATTCCGTCGTCAGCCACCGAGGGACCAAAGCCCCAGGCGCCGGGGATCCGGAAGGAGAGGGTTGACCGCATGAAACGACCGCTGACCAACTGGCACACGACAGCCCACGAGAACCTGACCCCGGGAGAGCGGGCGGCCGACCGGCTGAGGAACGGGATGGGCAGCTGGCCGTTCGTCGCCGGGTTCGTCGCCCTCATGCTGATCTGGTTCGTGCTCAACTCCCTCGACAGCGCGTGGGATCCGTATCCGTTCATCCTCCTGAACCTGTTCCTCAGCATGTTGGCCGGCCTGCAGGGCGCCATCCTGCTGATAGCGGCGAAGCGGCAGGACAGCATCGCGGCCGCGCTGGCCCAGCACGACTTCGAGACCAACCTCGCCGCCAAGCAGGAGATCGAGGAGTTGATGGCCATCAACCGCGCGCAGCTCGCCCTGCTGGCCGAACTGGGATCCAGCCGCGGCGCCGCGGGTTCGTCGAACACCCTTCCGCGCCCTGCGCTGCCGCCCTTCCCCGATCCCGCGCCTCCCGGTCGATGACCTCACGGCACCACGACCGCGCGGCCTCGGATGTCTCCGTCGTGGAGCCGGCGGTAGGCTTCCGGGGCGTCCGCCAGACCGAACCGCTCCACGTGAACCCGCACGGCTCCCGAACGAGCGAGATCGAGAACCTCGAGGAGCTCGGATCGGCTTCCCCAGTACGGTGCCCGCACCGACGCTCCGAACGGGGTCGAGAAGAAACCCGTCGGCAGCGTGGCGCCGCCGATGCCGACGATCTGCACGTCGCCGTCGAGAGCCACGACCTCTTTCGCGATCTGCAGAGTCGCCTCCGCCCCGACGAAATCGAACACCACCTCCGCCCCGATACCGTCGGTCAGCTCGCGGATGCGAAGAGCGGCGTGCGAATCCGACCGCACCGTGTGATGTGCGCCCACCTCCGTCGCCAGAGCGAGCTTGTCGTCGTCGAGGTCGACGGCGACGATCGTGGCGGCGGTGGTCGCCCGGAGGATCTGCACGGCGACGTGCCCGAGACCACCGACGCCGATCACGACGGCCGTCGAACCGGGCCACAGCTTGTCGCTGCTCGACCGGATCGCATGGTAGGGCGTCAGGCCCGCATCGGTCAGCGAGACGCAGTCGACCGGGTCGAGGCCGTCGAGGCGAACCAGGTGACGGGGGTCGTCGACGATCATGTACTCGGCCATCGCGCCCGGCGCGCCCAGGCCGGGCGGTGCGATGCCGAGCCCGGCGGCGTTCGGACAGTAGTCCTCGCGCCCCTGGGCGCAGGCGCGACACCGACCGCAGCCCCACGGTCCGTAGACCGCGACCGAATCGCCGAGGGCCACGCCGGTCGCTCCGGGACCGAGCTTGTCGACGACGCCGGCGGCCTCGTGCCCGAGGGTCAACGGGAGTCCGTAGACGTACTGATCGGCCGGGAGACCCATCAGGAACCAATCGGAGTGGCAGAGCCCGGCCGCCGTGACCCTCAGGCGGACCTCGCCCGGCCCGGGCTCGGGGGTGTCGACCTCGACCACCTCGGGTGGTGCGCCGATCGCGCGATACTGCAGCGCCTTCATCGGCTCGCACCCTCGCTCTGCTTCGCAGCGACCCGATCGCGCGCTGCCTCGGCGTGGGGTTCGGCGTGGGGATGGACGATCAACACGGGGCAATGGGCGTGTGCAGCGATCTCCGCGCTCACCGAGCCGAGCAGCAGTCCGGCGAAGCCTCCGTGGCCCCGGCTTCCGGTCACGATCAGATCAGCGGTGTCGCTTTCGTCGATGAGCACTCGTGCGGCCGATCCCTCGGCGATGGACAGGTGCACGCGTTCGGGCTTGGTCTCGCCGAACACGGCGTCGGCGACATCGTGCACGGTGCGTGCCGCATCCCGGTCGGGATACCACTCCGGAGGCACCATCGTGTACCGCGAGATGGGATAGGTCCACACGCACACCACATCGAGCTGCGCATCGAAGGCCTCGGCGATGCTCGCAGCCTTGCGCAACGCGGAGATGGATGATTCGGAACCATCGACGCCGACCACGACACGGGAGAACTCCCCCAAGCCCGGCCGGGCAGCGTGAGGGTCAGGGATGGAGACAGGTGATTCGCTCATGTCACCAGGCTCCCCGCGGCCGGCCCCTACGGTGTGGACCAAAGTCCATCCGCCGACAGCTGCGACCGCTTTCCGCGGTCGACGGCATCCGCGCGGGCGTGCGTCAGGGGCCGGCCGGCGGCGCGGCGGAGGCGAGCTTCAGCTCGGCGGCCAGACGGAGCCTGCGGAGTCGCCGGTACGTGCCGGCGAGCGTCGACACCACGACCGCGGCGACGACGATCGAGATGCTCGAGCCGAGAAGCACGGCGAGGGTTCCCTCGTCGGCGACCTCCGGCAGGCGCGCGAACGCCAGCTCGTTCATGAGCAGCGACACCGTGAAGCCGACCCCGCCGAGCGCTCCTGCCGCGAGCAGACCGTGGAGCGTGAGGTGCGGGCGCTTCTCGCGCGGCCCGACGAAGCTCGACAGCCAGCCGCCGAGCGCGATGCCGACGATCTTGCCCACGGGAAGAGCGATCAGGATGCCCCAGAACGGGGCGGCGAGCTGGCTCGGGGCGACCTGCGGAATGGCGACGAGCGCCGCCGAGAACGCGAAGAGCGGGAGGATCACTCCGTTGGTGACCGGTTCGAGGTGATGACGCAGGTGCATGGCGGGCTTTCTCACCATCACGAGCCCCAGAGCGACCCCCGCGATCGTGGCGTGCACGCCCGAGAGGTACACCAGTGACCATGTCACCAGCGCGACCGCCACCATGGCGATCGCCACGACCAGTCGGAACCGGGTGGCCAGCAGCCGGCTGAGGAGGCCGAACACGACGACGCCGACGGCGCCCGCCACGATGAGGAGCAGGTTCGGGTCGGCGGTGAAGAACACCGCGATGATGAGGATCGCGACGATGTCGTCGAGGATCGCGAGCGCGAGGATGAAGATGCGCAGACGGGACGGGATGCCCTTGCCGAAGACGGCGAGCACCCCGAGGGCGAACGCGATGTCGGTGGCGGTCGGGATCGGCCAGCCGCCCTCGTAGCCGGAGCCCGCGGTGATGCCGAGGTAGATCAGCGCGGGGACGAGCACTCCGCCGATCGCCGCGATCGCGGGCCGGATCGCCTTCGACACGGAGTTCAGCTGTCCGACGGCGAATTCGTTCTTCAACTCCACGGCGACCACGAAGAAGAACACGGCGAGGAGGCCGTCGCTGATCCAGTGACCCACCGACAGGTCGAGCGGTGTGCCCGGGATGGCAAGATGAGCGTCTTGCAGCTCCATCAGCCCCGGCCCGAGGGCCGTGTTCGCGGCGAGGAGACCCAGTGCTGCCGCGATGAGGAGGAGGAAGGCTGCGATGCGCTCGGAGCGGATGAAGGCCATGCGGTGTCCTGACTGCCACTTCTGTGGCTCGTGGTTTCGACGAGAACGACCCTGCGATCGCACGCCGACCAGACTTCCCGGCACACCTGACACCATCCTACCGGCTCGGAGTGGGGGTTGCCGGACGAGGAGCGGTCGGTGTCGCGCCGCGGCGCTGATTGAATAGGGCGAAGGAGGGTGGGATGCGGCGGTGGCGCGGGCGGCGGGCGGTCGCCGTGATCGTGGGGCTGGTCGTGGGTTGCATGGCCGTGCTGGTCGGGCCAGGGATCGACGCCCAGCCGGTCGACGCCGATCTGGCGACCCTCCTGAGCCTTCCCGACGACGAGATCGACGAGTTCCTCGTCACCCATGAGGGTGTGATTTTCGCGCTGCTCGACGAGCACCCCGATGAGGTCGCCGAGTGGTGGGGCGACCTCGGCGACACGGCGCGCGCGGCGCTGATCGCGTCGAACCCGGCGATCGTCGGGAATCTGCACGGCGTCGACTACGCCTCTCGCGACGAGGCGAACCGCGCTCGCCTCGCCGACCGGCTCGACGCTGCGGGCAAGGCCACCGCCGCACATCCGGACGACACCCGGGCGGCCCTGCTTTACGCCGCACTCAGCGCGATCCACGGCGCCACCAAGGGCACTCACGACCCCGAGCGCCATCTCGTGCAGCTCACCGACGACGTGCCGCCACTCGCCTCCGTCGCCGTGGGCGACCTCGACACGGCGCAGCAGGTCACCTTCGCGGTGCCCGGCATGGGCACCTACAGCACCGACATGCAGCTCTGGACGGTGGCGGCGGAGAACATCCACCGGGCCCAGGGCCGAGCCGGCGCTTCGCCCGACCGCGCCGTCGTCGCCTGGATCGGTTACGAGGTGCCCCCGCCCGGCCTCGACGCGACCGAAGGGTCGTACGCTGCGCGAGGTGCGCCGCGGTTGAGCTCCGACATCCTCGCTCTGCGGGCGGCGCGGAAAGGAACGGGGCTCGACACCGTCAGCGTGATCGCACATTCCTACGGCACGACGACGGCGGCGAACGCTCTGGCCGCGTCCGAGCTCGACGTGTTCTCGTTCGTCATGCTCGGCTCGGCGGGCGTGGAGTACCGCGTCGGCTCCGTGCGCTCGCTGAGCGCCGCCCACGTCTACGCCGGGGAGGCTGCCGCCGACGACAAGGCCTTCCTCGGGCGGGTCGCGCGCATCGATCCACGCACCCCGTCGTTCGGTGCGATGATCATCGGCACCGACGGCGACCCGTCTCGAGGGCTCGTCGGCGTGACCGGGCACGAACCCGTTCTCCACTCCTCCTACAACGACGACCCGACCAGCAAGGCCTGGACGACGTACGACGACCCCGTCGAACGCGAGAACCTCTACCGAGAGCACATGCGCTCGTTCGGCTACCTCGACACCGGCACCGAGTCGCTCGAGAACGCCGCCCGCGCGTCGAGCCGCCCCGTGCGCGTGCCCGGCACGTCGATCGGCCCCGCCTCGACGCCCGCGACCGCGGGGTGAGGGAGCGGCGGCCGGGCCGGGGTCAGATGCCCGTCAGGAGGGCTGCCACCTTGTCGAGGGAACCCGGGACGATTCGGTAGTACGCCCATGTGGCCCGCTTCGAGCGGGTGAGGAAGCCGGCGTCGACGAGGATCTTGAGGTGGTGGGACACCGTCGGCTGGGAGAGCCCGAGCGGCTCGGTGAGATCGCACACGCAGGCTTCACCGTCGTCGTGAGCGGCGACCATCGACAGCAGGCGCAACCGCGCCGGGTCGGCGAGGGCTTTCACCGTGCGCGCCATCTCTTCGGCCTGATGAGCCGGCATGGCCTCCCGCGGCGCGGGCTCACAGCACGGGGTGACGTCGGTCACCGGCAGGAGATCGAGAGCGGACATGTGCCCAGCTTCGCACAAACATTGACAGACGTCGATGTTTGCCGACAGACTGCATCCATCGACACCCTTCGATACTCGACTCCACCGCCCCGGAAGGATGCGCCATGACCCCCGCGCCCACAGTCCTGTTCGTCTGCGTGCACAATGCGGGCCGCTCGCAGATGGCGGCCGGTTACCTCCAGGCCCTCGCCGGAGATCGCGTCGTCGTGCTCTCCGCCGGCAGCGAGCCGAAAGACCGGGTCAACCCGGTCGCGGTCGAGGCGATGGCCGAGGAAGGCATCGACATCACCTCCAATCAGCCGAAGGTGCTCACCACCGAGGCCGTGCGCGACTCCGACGTGGTCATCACGATGGGCTGCGGAGACGCCTGCCCGATCTTCCCGGGAAAGCGCTACGAGGACTGGGAGCTCACCGACCCCGCGGGCCGCCCGATCGAGGAGGTGCGGCCGATCCGCGACGACATCAGGGCGCGGGTCGAGCAGCTCCTGTCGGAACTCCTCCCCGCCACCGCTTGAGACCGGCGGACACGATGACGATGACACTGACCGTCCCACCCCGCGCCACGAGCTCTCGCCTCGACGGTCTGCCCGTCGCGGTGATCGGCGCCGGGCCGGTCGGCCTGGCCGCCGCGGCGCACCTGCTCGAGCGCGGCCTCGACGTCGTGGTCTTCGAGGCGGGCGAGCGTGCCGGCAGCGCGGTCGCCGCCTGGGGGCACGTTCGACTGTTCTCACCCTGGACCTACCTCCTCGATCCAGCCGCCGTACGCCTCCTCGCCGCCACCGGGTGGACGGCGCCCGCCGGTGACCGCTCCCCCACCGGCAGCGAGTTCCTCGACTCGTACCTCGGCCCGCTCGCTCGCACCTCGACCCTCGAGCCGCTCATCCGGCTGGGGTGCAGGGTCACCGCGGTGAGCCGGCAGGGGATGGACCGCACGCGTTCCACCGGTCGTGGCGACACCCCGTTCCTGCTCCGCGTCGACGGCGACGGAACCCCGACCGACGTCCTCGCGCGCGCCGTGATCGACACCTCGGGCACGTTCCACTCCCCCAACCCGCTGACCGCATCCGGCCTCGAACCCTCCATCACGACGAAGCGGATCGTCACGGGCCTGCCCGACGTGCTCGGCTCCGATCGCCCGCGCTTCGCCGGCCGGCGGGTTCTCGTGGTGGGCGCCGGCCACTCCGCGGCGAACGCACTGCTCGCACTCGGCGAGCTCGCTCGGGCCGAACCCGGAACCCGGGTCACGTGGGCGGTCCGCAACCCCACCGCCGCCCGCGTGTTCACCGCCGCCGACGACCGGCTCCCCGACCGGGCGTCGATCGGCCGGCGACTCGACGGTCTCGTCTCGAGCGGTGCGGTCGCGCTCGTCGACCGGTTCGAGATCGACGCAGTCGAGGAGCACGTCGAGCGCACCGGCGAACCGTCGACCGGGTTCATTCGTGCGACCGGGCGCCGCGCGGGAGCCCCCTTCGCCATCGAGGCCGACGTGATCGTGAACGCCACGGGCTTCCGGCCCGACCTCGACCTGCTCCGCGAGATCAGGCTGGGTCTCGACGACATCGTCGAGGCACCGCGCGCGCTCGCGTCGTTGATCGATCCCAACCTGCACTCCTGCGGAACCGTGCCGCCGCACGGCGTCGCCGAGCTCACCCACCCTGAACCGGACTTCTTCATCGCCGGCATGAAGTCGTACGGCCGTGCCCCCACGTTCCTCCTCGCCACGGGCTACGAGCAGGTGCGCTCGATCGCCGACGAGCTCGCCGGCCATCACGACGCCGCCCGTGTCGTGCACCTCTCGCTCCCCGCGACCGGGGTGTGCTCGACCGCTCCGGCCGACGACGCCACGACCGACAGCACCCGTTCAGACGCCGGATGCTGCACCACGTCCTCCCCCGTACCGACCACCGCCGCATCCTGCTGTCGATGAGCGTCACGCGCATCCGTTCTCCGCTGGAGTCGGGCTGGGCCCCCTTCGCCGGACGGTGGCGCGCCACCGTCCTCAGCGGGCATCGGAGCCCGCGGTAGACGGGTCGCTGCGCAGGATCAGCGGTCGTCGCCCGGCGACACCGCACCGCCCATGTCCTCCTGCCAGACCGCGGTGGCACCGCTGTGGCCGATGAGCACCGCCTGCACGACGGTGCCGCCCGCTGCGACCAGCGCCAGCACGATGAGCACGACCGCGACCCAGCGCGGCACTCGACGCACGGCGGGCGCAGAAGCCTCGCCCGCCACCGCCTGCGCGCGCGCCGACCGCTTTTCATACAAGGTCACGGCGAGCAGCAGGCCCGCGACGACGACGAGCCCCACCACCCACGGCAGCAGGCCGTCGGCGAGCTCGGCGTGCTGCTCGATCAGGTCACTCTCCCCCACCCGGTGCTCGAGCTTCTCGCCCGACTCGGTCGAGACGGGCACGAGCACGAGGGCAACGAGGGCGAGCGCCACCGGGAGATAGCCCGCCCAGCGCCGGGCTTTCGGCCAGAACGCCGTGAGCAGCACGAGCACTGCGGCGGCGGGCACGATCACCTCGGTCGCGTGCACGATGAAGGGGTGGAGGGGCAGACCGAAGAAGGTGTCGAACATGGGCTCATCGTCAGGGCCGATTCTTCCAAGATTCTTAGACGCCGCGCAGGCGCCGATCGGGATGGACGCGGTCAGCGGACGATGACGCCGCGGCCCTAGACTTCACGCCATGTCGGACGGTGCGCGCATCCTGATCGTCGAGGACGATAGCTCGCTCTCGGCGATGCTCCAGGAGCTCTTCGCCGAGGAGGGCTACCAGGTGACCCTCGCCCACGACGGCCAGCGGGCACTGCACCTGGTGCTGACACGCGCGTTCGACGCCGTCGTGCTCGATCGCGGCCTGCCACTGCTCGGGGGCCTCGACGTGCTCACCAGGTGGCGGCGCTCCGGGGTGAGCGTTCCCGTCCTGGTGCTCTCCGCCCTCGGCAACCCGGCCGACCGCGTCGAGGGACTCGACAGCGGAGCCGAGGACTACCTCAGCAAGCCGTTCGACATCGACGAACTCCTCGCCAGGGTGCGAGCACTGCTCCGCCGCCACGAGACCACGGCCACCACCCTCACCCTGCACGACGGATCGACCTTCGACCCCTCGGCCCGCCAGGTGACGAGGGCCTCGGGCGAGACCGTGATGCTCTCCGAGCGCGAGTCGGCGCTCCTCGAGGTGCTGGCGCGAGACCGCAACCAGGTGTTCGAGCGCGCCACCCTGCTGCGGTTGGCGTTCCCGGTGGCCGAGGAGCTCGGCGTCGTCGACACCTACGTGCACTACCTGCGGCGCAAGATGGGCCGGGGTGTCGTCGAGACGGTCCGCGGCATCGGCTACCGATTGGGCGCACCGTGACCGCCGAGGAGCTCGCCCTGCGGCGCACCGCCCGGCGGCTCGCCCTGCAGTTCGCCGCCGTGATCGCGGTCATCGTCGCCCTGGTCGGCGTGCTCGCCTACGCCCTCGTCGCCGCCTCGGTCGCGGAGTCGGTCGATCGCGAGCTCTCGATCAGCGGTCAGGACCTGCGCGGCGACGAGGCCCCCGCCGACACCTGGGTGATCACGGTGCGCGA contains the following coding sequences:
- a CDS encoding GAF domain-containing protein; translation: MRSTLSFRIPGAWGFGPSVADDGIVAPAVVDAASRWYFRAETAGGAVTDSISFPDLPRSELDRSIEELIARANEVKRSQDRLRALLRASQAVGEDIDLGVVLRRIVEAAVELVDAEYGALGVIAPDGHGLEAFIHVGMDDDAVRRIGHLPEGHGLLGAVIANQEPIRLEHIRTDPRSSGFPAGHPMMDGFLGVPIRVRGAVYGNLYLTNPRRGQFSDEDEQLLRALAATAASAIDHARILVEARTRERWMTSSAEIAVALADTDIERAYATVADELITRSDSQLLTILVPGREPGSLHVAAARGRDALALDGTDLRAAATLATDVLDSGRSIIAPPVHVGAARKVDPFAITENEATGSTLYVALTDGTTVWGVLVAARAPGRPSFTPTDLEVGVDLGERISVALALARARADQQRMVVLEDRGRIARDLHDHVIQDLFGTGLELQSLAPILATADRARLDEAVTRIDRAIAQIRKIVFALTPPSDNTSASARHRVLDIAADASKALPKPVNVSFTGPVDLFVTGELADDVTAVVRELLSNVVRHSGASDVDVTLTVDDTDILIEVSDDGIGMPSEVRRSGLTNLKARVTALQGTMEVSTSASGTRVVWRIPIPDEDRGENG
- a CDS encoding DUF1003 domain-containing protein — encoded protein: MKRPLTNWHTTAHENLTPGERAADRLRNGMGSWPFVAGFVALMLIWFVLNSLDSAWDPYPFILLNLFLSMLAGLQGAILLIAAKRQDSIAAALAQHDFETNLAAKQEIEELMAINRAQLALLAELGSSRGAAGSSNTLPRPALPPFPDPAPPGR
- a CDS encoding NAD(P)-dependent alcohol dehydrogenase, yielding MKALQYRAIGAPPEVVEVDTPEPGPGEVRLRVTAAGLCHSDWFLMGLPADQYVYGLPLTLGHEAAGVVDKLGPGATGVALGDSVAVYGPWGCGRCRACAQGREDYCPNAAGLGIAPPGLGAPGAMAEYMIVDDPRHLVRLDGLDPVDCVSLTDAGLTPYHAIRSSSDKLWPGSTAVVIGVGGLGHVAVQILRATTAATIVAVDLDDDKLALATEVGAHHTVRSDSHAALRIRELTDGIGAEVVFDFVGAEATLQIAKEVVALDGDVQIVGIGGATLPTGFFSTPFGASVRAPYWGSRSELLEVLDLARSGAVRVHVERFGLADAPEAYRRLHDGDIRGRAVVVP
- a CDS encoding universal stress protein, with product MSESPVSIPDPHAARPGLGEFSRVVVGVDGSESSISALRKAASIAEAFDAQLDVVCVWTYPISRYTMVPPEWYPDRDAARTVHDVADAVFGETKPERVHLSIAEGSAARVLIDESDTADLIVTGSRGHGGFAGLLLGSVSAEIAAHAHCPVLIVHPHAEPHAEAARDRVAAKQSEGASR
- a CDS encoding Na+/H+ antiporter NhaA codes for the protein MAFIRSERIAAFLLLIAAALGLLAANTALGPGLMELQDAHLAIPGTPLDLSVGHWISDGLLAVFFFVVAVELKNEFAVGQLNSVSKAIRPAIAAIGGVLVPALIYLGITAGSGYEGGWPIPTATDIAFALGVLAVFGKGIPSRLRIFILALAILDDIVAILIIAVFFTADPNLLLIVAGAVGVVVFGLLSRLLATRFRLVVAIAMVAVALVTWSLVYLSGVHATIAGVALGLVMVRKPAMHLRHHLEPVTNGVILPLFAFSAALVAIPQVAPSQLAAPFWGILIALPVGKIVGIALGGWLSSFVGPREKRPHLTLHGLLAAGALGGVGFTVSLLMNELAFARLPEVADEGTLAVLLGSSISIVVAAVVVSTLAGTYRRLRRLRLAAELKLASAAPPAGP
- a CDS encoding alpha/beta hydrolase encodes the protein MRRWRGRRAVAVIVGLVVGCMAVLVGPGIDAQPVDADLATLLSLPDDEIDEFLVTHEGVIFALLDEHPDEVAEWWGDLGDTARAALIASNPAIVGNLHGVDYASRDEANRARLADRLDAAGKATAAHPDDTRAALLYAALSAIHGATKGTHDPERHLVQLTDDVPPLASVAVGDLDTAQQVTFAVPGMGTYSTDMQLWTVAAENIHRAQGRAGASPDRAVVAWIGYEVPPPGLDATEGSYAARGAPRLSSDILALRAARKGTGLDTVSVIAHSYGTTTAANALAASELDVFSFVMLGSAGVEYRVGSVRSLSAAHVYAGEAAADDKAFLGRVARIDPRTPSFGAMIIGTDGDPSRGLVGVTGHEPVLHSSYNDDPTSKAWTTYDDPVERENLYREHMRSFGYLDTGTESLENAARASSRPVRVPGTSIGPASTPATAG
- a CDS encoding ArsR/SmtB family transcription factor, translating into MSALDLLPVTDVTPCCEPAPREAMPAHQAEEMARTVKALADPARLRLLSMVAAHDDGEACVCDLTEPLGLSQPTVSHHLKILVDAGFLTRSKRATWAYYRIVPGSLDKVAALLTGI
- a CDS encoding arsenate reductase ArsC; amino-acid sequence: MTPAPTVLFVCVHNAGRSQMAAGYLQALAGDRVVVLSAGSEPKDRVNPVAVEAMAEEGIDITSNQPKVLTTEAVRDSDVVITMGCGDACPIFPGKRYEDWELTDPAGRPIEEVRPIRDDIRARVEQLLSELLPATA
- a CDS encoding FAD-dependent oxidoreductase; the protein is MTLTVPPRATSSRLDGLPVAVIGAGPVGLAAAAHLLERGLDVVVFEAGERAGSAVAAWGHVRLFSPWTYLLDPAAVRLLAATGWTAPAGDRSPTGSEFLDSYLGPLARTSTLEPLIRLGCRVTAVSRQGMDRTRSTGRGDTPFLLRVDGDGTPTDVLARAVIDTSGTFHSPNPLTASGLEPSITTKRIVTGLPDVLGSDRPRFAGRRVLVVGAGHSAANALLALGELARAEPGTRVTWAVRNPTAARVFTAADDRLPDRASIGRRLDGLVSSGAVALVDRFEIDAVEEHVERTGEPSTGFIRATGRRAGAPFAIEADVIVNATGFRPDLDLLREIRLGLDDIVEAPRALASLIDPNLHSCGTVPPHGVAELTHPEPDFFIAGMKSYGRAPTFLLATGYEQVRSIADELAGHHDAARVVHLSLPATGVCSTAPADDATTDSTRSDAGCCTTSSPVPTTAASCCR
- a CDS encoding DUF2231 domain-containing protein, encoding MFDTFFGLPLHPFIVHATEVIVPAAAVLVLLTAFWPKARRWAGYLPVALALVALVLVPVSTESGEKLEHRVGESDLIEQHAELADGLLPWVVGLVVVAGLLLAVTLYEKRSARAQAVAGEASAPAVRRVPRWVAVVLIVLALVAAGGTVVQAVLIGHSGATAVWQEDMGGAVSPGDDR
- a CDS encoding response regulator transcription factor; the encoded protein is MSDGARILIVEDDSSLSAMLQELFAEEGYQVTLAHDGQRALHLVLTRAFDAVVLDRGLPLLGGLDVLTRWRRSGVSVPVLVLSALGNPADRVEGLDSGAEDYLSKPFDIDELLARVRALLRRHETTATTLTLHDGSTFDPSARQVTRASGETVMLSERESALLEVLARDRNQVFERATLLRLAFPVAEELGVVDTYVHYLRRKMGRGVVETVRGIGYRLGAP